The sequence CAGAACCATGAATCCCGTCATGACGTAAAGAATGATGTCGTTAATCCCCATACGGCTGACCTCCCAAACAAAATTTTCGACGCGGGGTCAAGGCCCCGATACTTGTGTTGCAGTTTGTTCTAAAGTTCGAATTCCAGCAGGTTGGCATCGACCTCCACCGTGTCGATAATCCCCACGATGACGGCGTCCACCGGGACATCCTTGCGGTCGAAGAGCATCCGGGCCGAGCTGCCCTGACTGATCAGAACGTTATCGCCGATCCCTGCCCCTGCCGAGTCCACGGCAACAAAGGTCTCATCCTTCGATCCCCGAACGGGATGGACGACGAAAAATTTCATCCCGTTCAGGCTCTCGTCCTTCTTGGTCGCCCAGACGTGCCCGATGACCTTGGCGATAATCACGGTCTCGCCCCCGAAACACGGGTCACCCGAACTCCCAGCAGGCGCAGGTGATCCATGGCAAGCGGCGTGATGACTGCACGTTCCGCCACGAGTACCTCCGAACCACCCGCCTTAAAAGCCTCTTTGACCTCCCTTTCGGAAAGCAACTTTTTATCCGAGAGATCCAGGGTCCCCGCCCCCGACTTCGAGGAGGGCGTTTCCTCCCTGGCTGCGGAGGGCTCGTTCCCCATCTGCCCGGAGGGTGCAGGCTCCTCGGAGAAGAAGGCGACGCCGAAGGCGGTCAGTTTCTTCCGGCATTCCTCGTAATGACGCCTCAGAGGGGATCCGGGTTTCAGGGCCTCGAGCCAGTCGAGCCCGCGTTCGGACGCGTAGACGGGAACCCCGGTCAGCAATGCCCCTACAATCAGATTGGACTCCATCCCGTACTGCATTCCCAACGACGCCAACACCAGCTGGT is a genomic window of Fretibacterium sp. OH1220_COT-178 containing:
- a CDS encoding EutN/CcmL family microcompartment protein, coding for MIIAKVIGHVWATKKDESLNGMKFFVVHPVRGSKDETFVAVDSAGAGIGDNVLISQGSSARMLFDRKDVPVDAVIVGIIDTVEVDANLLEFEL